A single genomic interval of Microbulbifer variabilis harbors:
- a CDS encoding neutral/alkaline non-lysosomal ceramidase N-terminal domain-containing protein, with protein MKTKIIRWYTTFFILLGFSPLALSAEWLLGTGKYDITGPAADVGMVGYGETSQTTKGIHSRLWSRAFVIANPQDSQRLVFVSADLQSITQGVKQGVVAKLKSRYGNDRFTDENVMLTATHTHVGPGGYDHYVMLNMSALGYAEDNYNAIVEGIYQSIVMANSSLAEGDIYLEQGTLLNTSINRNPEPYAQNPDTGNYQYNTNKTMTQLKLVNANNKALGIINWFALHNVSLGTGQRQLSSDHKGAASYLFEQWASNQTDSTGNLVAAFANSNLGDASPNICGPGNGCGSSEYESLELAAEKQANKAKSLYSTSNNKLLNNLDYRHQYIYFPGYTVAGEYTGEGQQNICEGAVGWSFTAGSSWDGPSGIDGIFEGMSVENEGTEWDRSESLFESVVRGFPLFGLMNAFSAAAVYKDTQDDPCQYPKPTFVERKVVGQQLYTPYLPFQMFRIGSLVLVAAPSEMTTMAGRRLEEKVLASMQGHGVTRVVIAGLANAYTGYVTTHEEFDRQHYEGGHTIYGPNTLAAYQQIYTGMANAMNNNLAVDAGPTPTDLSNDQIIHVIGVVYDDKRLWESFGQVWNDVRSNYSVGDTVSASFRSGHPRNDFRTGDTFIEIQRKVNGNWETYLTDNDLDTRFIWTRDTAVDCLACSFAEGQWVIGEDTPAGTYRIKHKGNWKSGWTGKVSSYSGKSSSFTVNN; from the coding sequence ATGAAGACAAAAATAATTCGATGGTATACCACATTTTTTATACTGCTTGGATTCTCCCCCCTGGCTCTTAGTGCAGAGTGGCTATTAGGTACGGGTAAATACGATATCACTGGGCCAGCCGCCGATGTTGGTATGGTTGGTTATGGAGAAACCAGTCAGACAACCAAAGGAATTCATAGCCGCTTGTGGTCCCGTGCTTTTGTAATTGCCAATCCTCAGGATAGTCAGCGTCTGGTATTTGTTTCCGCCGATTTACAGAGTATTACTCAAGGTGTTAAACAGGGTGTGGTTGCCAAGCTCAAGAGTAGGTATGGCAACGACCGCTTTACAGATGAAAATGTGATGCTCACGGCCACCCACACCCACGTAGGCCCTGGAGGTTATGATCACTATGTGATGCTCAATATGAGTGCACTGGGTTATGCGGAAGATAACTATAACGCGATCGTAGAAGGTATCTACCAATCTATTGTTATGGCAAATAGCAGTTTGGCAGAGGGCGACATTTACCTGGAGCAAGGTACCTTGCTCAACACGAGTATCAACCGCAACCCGGAGCCCTACGCGCAAAATCCGGATACGGGCAATTACCAATACAATACCAACAAAACTATGACGCAGCTCAAGCTGGTTAATGCGAATAATAAAGCATTGGGCATTATTAACTGGTTTGCGCTACACAATGTTTCACTTGGTACCGGTCAACGTCAGTTGAGTAGTGATCACAAGGGAGCTGCCAGTTATTTATTTGAGCAATGGGCTTCAAATCAGACAGATTCGACAGGAAATCTTGTTGCGGCCTTTGCCAATAGCAATCTAGGTGATGCTTCTCCCAATATTTGTGGCCCAGGGAATGGTTGTGGCTCCAGTGAATATGAGAGTCTTGAGTTGGCTGCAGAAAAACAGGCAAACAAAGCGAAGTCTCTTTACAGCACCTCGAACAATAAATTATTGAACAATCTTGATTATCGCCATCAATACATATATTTCCCCGGTTATACCGTAGCCGGGGAATATACTGGCGAAGGTCAGCAAAACATTTGCGAAGGTGCCGTGGGCTGGTCATTCACAGCTGGCTCTTCCTGGGATGGTCCCAGTGGGATTGATGGTATTTTCGAGGGGATGTCAGTTGAAAACGAAGGCACTGAGTGGGATCGCAGCGAAAGCCTATTCGAATCAGTGGTCAGAGGTTTCCCGCTCTTTGGGTTAATGAATGCTTTCTCTGCGGCTGCCGTTTATAAGGATACACAGGATGATCCTTGCCAATATCCCAAACCCACTTTTGTTGAGCGTAAAGTAGTAGGGCAGCAGTTGTATACTCCTTATCTGCCATTTCAGATGTTTCGCATTGGATCACTGGTCCTAGTGGCTGCGCCGAGTGAAATGACCACTATGGCTGGTCGCCGCCTGGAAGAGAAGGTATTGGCCTCAATGCAGGGGCACGGTGTTACCAGGGTAGTTATTGCCGGTTTGGCCAATGCTTATACCGGTTATGTGACCACTCATGAAGAATTTGACAGGCAACACTATGAGGGGGGGCACACGATCTATGGGCCCAACACCCTGGCGGCTTATCAACAGATTTATACAGGTATGGCCAACGCCATGAATAATAATCTGGCGGTGGATGCAGGGCCGACACCAACAGATTTATCGAATGACCAAATAATTCATGTCATTGGTGTCGTCTACGATGATAAGCGCCTATGGGAATCCTTCGGCCAGGTTTGGAATGATGTACGTAGCAACTATTCTGTTGGTGATACTGTCTCCGCGAGTTTTCGCTCCGGTCATCCCCGTAACGATTTCAGAACGGGAGATACCTTTATAGAGATTCAACGTAAGGTAAATGGCAACTGGGAAACCTATCTTACTGACAATGACTTGGATACTCGCTTTATCTGGACACGGGATACTGCGGTAGACTGCCTGGCCTGCTCCTTTGCTGAAGGGCAGTGGGTAATTGGTGAGGATACTCCTGCGGGTACTTATCGCATAAAACACAAGGGAAACTGGAAAAGTGGCTGGACAGGGAAGGTTAGCAGCTACTCAGGCAAGTCGAGCAGTTTTACTGTCAATAACTGA
- a CDS encoding cellulose binding domain-containing protein, which produces MRIKLLKAGFTSLFLLGITPLSMAATNCKVNMVVQSQWDKGYMASVVVRNTGTEPINGWNLNWQWPGDQVIDGSWNAKISQNGNTATAEGTGDFANIPVGEARSFGFNIAYSGGTQVPSKINASCQNQQTPPPTTSEPPKTSPPLSAIESYNYILGTQTISPKYSFTGEGSLVESAKAIRAMGSNLLKIALSTGLYDELNGLGLDYQFKRMLEEVPAYREVLDMDFSHYMFWVEDSGSWMDNKGMSQEELTWQYDKIYAMAEYLLTKYSGSGKTFMIGHWEGDWNLVQKADGTRDDNQVKIDPLRIQGLIDWLNIRQKAIEDAKANIPHSNVNLYHYVEVNRVESAMQGKERITNAVLPHTNVDLVSYSAYDLTTKEKHSDFATLHAELTKALDFIESKLPKKTGLPFEKRVFIGEYGYGESWFKDWGTRSGEAQDMLSRNVIKTSLEWGSPFILYWQMYGNEYDSWIKEFVGYWLIDNNGNKKEIYQTHKNFYTDAKSYLNNYHTKQGALPSESEFRAFALKWFESSTATKPDNTSEPTSGTNTGNGTNTGTEPTPTTPAEQPQASGQCTVEYAIQNDWGNGFMANVVIRNTGDQPLDAWQIKWQWPGNQKVTHFWNAEVVDHSGSVTASGQDVIPPGEARAFGFNGEYSGTNSQPTLNATCQASGSSQVGTGNPATPPVAGNRPDDRGSSSQDGAGKIKLWFIGDSITYGMTTLPYNSMGFRSQIWQQIVEASDGKSSFPLSSSDNNGSLTISYNGQPVETIGTVSGPTGSDGVEKKTGNYWHTGIPGASTSDMQCFLNPTGHQIPAGYSSASCADAIAYFNSVVTEMCRESGNSAGWLDNQTCPLNLNLAASDAIIVPIQLGTNDITHLNRNGATQCSAAPKAGSLTAKRLDEVVESIISSNNTRDKTTLVGKIYSHLSAMGIPDNKIAFVISTIPRRTNLDGQDPSNHCTDYYNTKIKSTIASITPPVKILLVDQGNIVPTGDSVHPTTAGHKVMACNLLYGYNYGHSGNFNCPTPNSTPKTGLLHAFAAVSVK; this is translated from the coding sequence ATGCGTATTAAATTACTCAAAGCGGGTTTCACCTCCCTATTCTTACTCGGCATCACACCTCTCTCCATGGCCGCAACCAACTGTAAGGTCAATATGGTTGTCCAAAGTCAATGGGATAAGGGCTATATGGCCTCTGTAGTGGTCCGCAATACTGGCACAGAGCCTATTAATGGATGGAACCTTAATTGGCAATGGCCCGGAGACCAGGTAATTGACGGCTCCTGGAATGCCAAAATTTCCCAAAATGGCAATACTGCAACAGCGGAAGGTACAGGTGACTTTGCCAATATTCCCGTGGGGGAGGCTCGCTCTTTTGGCTTTAATATCGCCTACTCTGGAGGAACACAAGTCCCCTCCAAAATCAATGCCAGTTGTCAGAATCAGCAAACCCCTCCACCGACAACATCAGAGCCACCGAAAACCAGCCCGCCCTTATCAGCAATAGAGAGCTACAACTATATTTTGGGCACCCAGACTATCAGCCCTAAGTACAGCTTCACAGGCGAAGGCTCTCTTGTCGAATCCGCTAAAGCCATCCGCGCAATGGGGTCCAACCTACTTAAGATCGCCCTGTCTACCGGCTTGTACGATGAACTTAATGGCTTGGGCCTTGACTACCAGTTCAAACGGATGCTGGAAGAAGTACCCGCTTACCGAGAGGTGCTTGATATGGACTTCTCCCACTATATGTTCTGGGTGGAGGACTCCGGATCTTGGATGGACAATAAAGGCATGTCTCAGGAAGAGCTCACCTGGCAGTACGATAAGATTTATGCGATGGCCGAGTATCTGTTAACGAAATACAGCGGCTCAGGTAAAACGTTTATGATCGGTCATTGGGAGGGCGACTGGAACCTCGTGCAAAAAGCCGATGGAACACGGGACGACAACCAAGTGAAGATTGACCCGCTGCGTATTCAGGGATTGATCGACTGGCTCAATATTCGCCAAAAAGCCATTGAAGATGCCAAGGCCAACATTCCCCACTCCAACGTCAACTTGTATCATTATGTAGAGGTGAATCGGGTTGAATCCGCAATGCAGGGTAAAGAGCGCATCACCAACGCAGTGTTACCACACACCAATGTCGACCTCGTTTCCTACTCAGCCTATGATCTGACTACTAAAGAGAAACATTCTGATTTCGCCACCCTACACGCCGAGCTAACTAAAGCACTGGACTTTATTGAGTCAAAACTGCCGAAAAAAACTGGCCTGCCCTTCGAAAAGCGGGTGTTTATCGGTGAATACGGTTACGGTGAATCTTGGTTTAAAGACTGGGGCACCCGCTCTGGTGAAGCGCAAGATATGTTGTCTCGCAATGTAATTAAAACCTCTCTTGAGTGGGGCTCTCCCTTTATTCTCTACTGGCAGATGTACGGGAACGAATACGATAGCTGGATTAAAGAATTTGTCGGTTACTGGTTGATTGATAACAATGGCAATAAAAAGGAGATTTATCAAACCCACAAGAATTTTTACACTGATGCCAAGAGCTATCTAAATAACTATCACACCAAGCAGGGGGCTCTACCCTCAGAGTCTGAATTCCGCGCTTTTGCCCTAAAATGGTTTGAATCCTCTACTGCTACTAAACCTGACAACACCTCTGAGCCCACATCAGGTACGAACACAGGGAACGGCACTAATACTGGAACTGAGCCAACACCCACAACACCCGCAGAGCAACCCCAAGCCTCAGGTCAATGTACGGTGGAATACGCCATTCAAAATGACTGGGGTAATGGATTTATGGCCAATGTTGTCATACGCAATACCGGGGATCAGCCACTGGATGCTTGGCAAATAAAATGGCAATGGCCGGGCAATCAAAAAGTAACCCACTTTTGGAATGCTGAGGTGGTTGACCACTCTGGTTCGGTAACCGCTAGCGGCCAGGATGTTATTCCACCAGGAGAGGCACGTGCCTTTGGATTTAATGGCGAGTATAGCGGAACCAATAGTCAGCCAACTCTTAATGCCACCTGCCAAGCCAGCGGTTCATCCCAGGTTGGCACCGGCAATCCAGCAACTCCCCCCGTAGCCGGAAACCGGCCCGACGATCGCGGAAGCTCCTCTCAGGATGGTGCCGGTAAAATCAAACTTTGGTTTATCGGGGATTCAATCACCTATGGTATGACCACCCTGCCCTACAACTCAATGGGGTTCCGCTCACAAATCTGGCAGCAAATCGTCGAGGCCTCTGATGGGAAATCCAGCTTTCCCCTAAGCAGTAGCGATAATAACGGCAGCCTGACCATTAGCTATAATGGTCAGCCCGTAGAAACTATTGGTACTGTGAGTGGCCCAACCGGATCCGATGGAGTAGAGAAGAAGACTGGAAATTACTGGCATACCGGAATTCCTGGAGCAAGTACGAGCGATATGCAGTGCTTTCTTAATCCTACAGGCCATCAAATCCCAGCAGGTTATAGCTCTGCCAGCTGCGCAGATGCTATTGCCTACTTTAATTCTGTCGTTACTGAAATGTGTCGTGAAAGTGGTAACAGCGCAGGGTGGTTAGACAACCAAACCTGCCCATTAAACCTAAATCTGGCGGCATCAGATGCTATTATTGTGCCTATCCAGCTGGGCACAAACGATATCACCCATCTCAACCGGAATGGTGCTACCCAATGTAGTGCGGCTCCGAAGGCTGGGAGTCTAACGGCCAAGCGCCTAGACGAAGTAGTGGAAAGCATTATCTCTAGCAATAATACTCGAGATAAAACAACGTTGGTGGGCAAAATATACAGCCACCTAAGTGCAATGGGTATACCGGATAATAAAATTGCCTTTGTAATTTCCACCATTCCCCGTAGAACGAACTTGGATGGTCAGGACCCTTCCAACCATTGTACAGACTATTACAACACGAAAATCAAAAGTACTATTGCTAGTATCACTCCTCCGGTAAAGATTCTTCTTGTTGATCAGGGCAATATTGTACCGACAGGTGATTCTGTACACCCAACAACAGCCGGACATAAAGTTATGGCCTGCAACTTGCT